Part of the Citrus sinensis cultivar Valencia sweet orange chromosome 2, DVS_A1.0, whole genome shotgun sequence genome, aataaaaaaaaaagaagcatatCAGGCATACTACAATGAAATGCCAAAGGAGATAAATGACACAATGTACAATTAACAGAACTCAAAACAAgcttaaaaatcaaatctcaTGAATACAAAACAGTGGATCTCATACTCATTAATGAATTTGGACTGCACTCAAATCTCAATGATGAACGTGCCTGAAAATGAATGTTCATCTAGGATTAGAAAGAACAGATTCTGTTGGCCTGGAGGAGACATGAACACTATTGACAATGGAAACATATGGCACTGCTTGTGCAAATTTGTAATTGATGTTTGCATCTACTTCCATTACTCCTTCCAACACCTTCACCACGGTTGACATTGACGGCCTTTTTCCGGGATCATTCTGCAAACACCAGGCTCCAATCTTAATCATTCTTATCATTTCATCCCTATGATTTTCCACCTCTTCGCCGAAACTTTCCACGATGTCAAACAGTCTGTCCTCCTTGGCCTTCTCCTGCAGCAGTCTGAGGAGATGGCAGCTAGATTCTGATCGCGAGCGATCTAAGTTTCTCCGAGCACTGACCACTTCAAGAAGTACAATTCCGAAGCTATATATGTCAACTTTGACACTGATTTTTGATTTCCTCCATTCCGGAGCAATGTATCCTGGAGTTCCTCTCATTGTTGCCTGCACTAGGCTCTCGTCTCTCTCGATTAGCTGAGCCAACCCAAAATCAGAAACCTTGGCATTGAAATTTTCATCCAAGAGAATATTTTGTGGCTTTATATCAAGATGTGCCACTCTTCTCCGGCAATCTTCATGAAGATAAGTCAATCCTTTGGCTACATCAAGTATTATTTTCTTCCTAGTTTGCCAGTCAAGACAAGGTCTCGGATCTCTGACAAAAATCCATTTTTCCAAGGAGCCATTGCTCATGTACTCATAAACAAGAAGCCTGCGGGATTTCTCTACGCAAAAGCCAATCAATCTCACAAGATTGAAATGATGCAAGCTACCGATGGTCTCAACTTCTGCTACGAACTCCCTCATCCCCTGCTCCATTCTATCCAGACGCTTTACAGCAATTTTACAGCCGTCTTTTAATACTCCCTTGAACACAGTTCCAAACCCCCCTCCTCCAAGTCTCTCTTTAAAATCTTCTGTCGCAATTTGTAGATCTTCATATGAAAACCTCACAGGTAATCCAGGAACTTGTTTCATGTCATCTTCCAAATGTTCCTCCTCCTCTACGTTCTTCCGAACTTTCACAATATACAATGCAATTACAATACAGATAATCAGAAGCCCACCAGCGGTTGATCCTGCTACTACCGCCACCAATTTTGTTCCCCCTTTTTTGGGTGATTTTGGCCTGTTCTCTTCTGTTGGTGCTATGCCCGTGACAGGTGGTGGTGCATTTCCTTCTGGTGCTAATGTTGGGTTTGGAGTGATAGGGGGACGTGGTGGTGGACTGAATGATATCTTTTCAGCGGAGGATttccaaattattttgctttcaTTGTTAAAGAGAGCAATATTTCCATCGGGGTCAAGGTTCATCCAGTTAACGGAGTTACCTGAGTGGTTGCTCGCCCATATCTGGGTGCCATCCGAATCTCTCAGCACCAAACCGTCCGTCTTTAGCTGCACCATCGCGTTTGCTTTTACCGGGCGGTCTTTGTTAGCTGACCAGACCACTCTGGGATCATTCCCTCTAACGGCAACAACTGAAAAAACATAAGAATTGCAGGTCCCATTGCAGTAAAACCcacaataaaaatcaaaatcaccgGCGTCCTGTAATAAGAGGAATACTCTCATCTGCCATCCATTCATGATGACAGAATTGTTGTTGTACCATGTAGAGGGAAGGCCCGAATCCAAACAGTAAATATTGCTGGCCCTTACGGAACAATTTCCCGTTGTTGCAGCCGAAGTTGGGACGATGTGTACGCTAATAAGAAGGGAAAGAATGGGAAACAAGCAGCGGAGGCTGCAGCTAGCCATGCTCTGTGTGTTTGCAATTGTGTGAGGGAGACGgcagaagaagagaaaaaagggTCACGAAGACTTTTAAGTCAAGCAAGCTACATAAACGGCATTTGTCTTCTTTCTTCCGGCTCCAACTTTGctatgaatttcttttttctttttttcttttttgggtgtAACGTTACTCgatttaacatttattatgaAGTGTAACACAAAATTTGTGGCGGCAAAACATTTGAGTCGATCTAACACAAATTGTCTCCTAATAGTGCGTATTGATGCATCTTTTGTATGTGTGCGATGAACACAGAATAACTAGCGAATGGTGcttaaatactaaatttaatGTGTAAACAATAAGTTGGTGTATTAATATCTCACATGTGCAACAtcacacattaaaaaataaatgaacaatCTTTAAGCTACAGTCAATATAACTTacaatcattaaaaataacacaaaaataaataataaataagtgagGCAAGTGGAATGGGTCTCACATATTGACCTTACGTTCCGTGATTATAAAGTGCAACTCACGGAAGACCTACTCAATATCAAATTTGTATGATTCCATGATTATTTCTTGGAAGAGCAGTGATTGCCGGCTATACTTATTGTCCAACACGTCTTTGACCAAGCCTTTTTGACTTCTACAAGagcaaatataaaaaagtaaaaaatagaAAGCAACTGAAAGTGATACCAGACTTTCATGCATATGCTTGGCCTAACAGGTCAATTAACATTTAAGATTGAAGACAACCTACAGCTTTTGGGCataatctaaattaattattatttgagtcaaactattatttaaaaaaaatgcttagACCGCTCTAAATGGGTTGAAATATCCAAACTGCGGTTTAATAGAACTGGTTCAAACCCGATTCTTATAGTtgactaaatttaataattcagaacaaattaaatatgtttgtAAATTTCTTAATCAATTTTCTGGATATGGAAAAACAtcacaaagaaaagaaaaggactTTTCCTAATTCAGCTTGAAATTGGTAATCAAAGAAGTAtgaatattcttttatttcctttttgatATAAAGTTTACAAAACCAATCTTTGTCGGTAGAGCTTACAACTAATCGAGCAATGAGTCATCTTCTCACCAGTAATCTCCACAAGAGCATTTCCCGTTTCTGAAATGATGAAATCTACTGGCATCTCGAACAATAATTTCTCTGTTTTTAATTTCCGAAATGTACTTAATGGCAACATGACAATCACTGCAGACGCGCAAGTTCTTCATCACCCTTATTGGTACACCCGCGGGTGTGTTCAGCAAAAGCAATCGCAAGCTTTTCGCTATGgtgtttcaaattatattcCTTTTCCTCACTGTCCATGTCATGCATATCAGCGCCGGTATCAGGGACATTAGCCCCGTAGCTTCATCTCTGATGTTAGTTCTTCCAAATACAAATCAATCTCCATCGAACGTGGATGAGATTTGTCGCCCATGGTAAACTGATGAACTTGATTCTTTATTTCTAACCAGCTTACACCTGGTTCCTTCTTCACATTCCTCTCTCTCATGGCCTCTCTAAACTCGGAAACACCCTGCCACCTCTTAGCAGAAGCATGAATGTTAGAAAGCAGCACATAAGGAGCCGCATCCTGAGGATTAACTCCAAGAATTTCTTCAGCGATTCTTCCAGCCATATCAGTACTCTTATGGGTTTTACATGCGGATAACAAAGTTTTCCATATGATAGCATTGGCTTTGACTGGCATGTTTCTTATCAGAGCCGCTGCTTCGTCTAAATAACCACAACGGCCAAGTAGGTCAACCACACATGTATAATGTTCTAATCTAGGCTTCCGACGATACTTCTTTAccatcaaatcaaagaattcCATCCCTTTTTCCTTCAGACCACAATGACTGCAAGCATACAGCAAGCTCACAAAAGTAACATCATTTGCCTCGAATTCTTTCTGCTCCATCTGCTCAAACAAGTTGATAGCTTCCTCTCCCTTTCCATGAAATCCATAAGCAGCAATCATTGAACTCCACAAAACGACATCCGAGTATTCACATTCCAGAAAAGTTTTCACTGAATCATCCAAACACCCACATCTCGAATACATGCTTATTAACGAACTAATCACCCCAACATCCAAACTAGCCCCAGCTTTAACCACTTCAGCATGAATCTGCTGACCTTGACCTAATGTTGCCAATTCCGAACATGAACTAATCACACTCACAAATGTAATCTTGTCAGGCCTAAATCCTACCATTCTCATCAAATTATATTGATCCAAGACATCCTCAGCAAGCCCATTTTGAGCTTTTCCTGCAATGAGTGTGATCCAAGCAATCACATTGCGGATAGGCATCAATCTAATCACCTTCTCTCCTTCTACCAAGCTTCCACTTTTCATATACATGTGAGCCAATGAACTCCCAGCAACCAAATCCAGCTCAAACCCACCTTTCACCACGTAACAATGAATTTGCCTCCCAGCATCTAACCCTCTCAAACCAGCACACCCCCTCAAAACACTACCTAAAGTAAATTCATCAGGCAAAAAACCAACTTGATGCATTTCACTTAGTAATCTCAAACCCTCCTCATTAAACTCAAACTGAACCAATCCCGCAACCATGGCATTCCAGGTTGCAATATTTCTCTTAGTCATCCCATCAAACACTTTCCGTGCACTCTCCAAATCACCGCTCTGCACATTCGCATTGATCATAATGTTACAAGACATGATATTTCTCCTCGGCATGAGACCAAACAGGGTAACAGCTGTTTGTAATTGCCCAATTTTTGAGTACATGTTGAGCAAGTGATTGCAAATGAACTTGTTTGAGGAACACCCAGATGTGACGATCAAAGAGTGAAGCTGTTTTGAACATgaaagtgagtttttgagcgtGCATGATTGGATTAGATGAGAGAAGAGAGTTGGGTCTGACCATATTTCAGATTTAAATCTGTTGACGGCTTCTTTTATGTGTCCTTTTGAGCATAAGTTGATAAATTCTTCTGTTGAGTCAACGAAATGAGCAACTACTTCTGTGGCAGTCTTGGAGAAAAAACGAGGGCAAGACATGACTGATACTGTTTTTAAGTTGAGCTGATTTCGTATGATTCCGAAACTTATAACGATAAAAAGTCTGCACCTGTGGATAGTGCTGAGATTTTATGCTTCAAAAATCAGGTGCAAAACTTTACTCGATCATGACTTAGTGTACAATCCTGCTTACATTTGATCAAGAACACAAAGTATTATACATTCAAGTGTATGCGTTCAGAGTGGCTGAAATTTCAAGTATGGACAATATTAATGCCACTCAAGCAGATACAGATAATGGTGCTGGAACAGCTGGAGCAACCCTATTTTCAGCTGGGATTTCGACAAACTCTGAGAGGATTGCCCGGAAGTCATCCCCTGACATCGTTTCCTTCTCAAGAACAACTTCCACGATCTTGTCAATGGCTTCACGGTTGTTCCTTATTTGGCTCAACGCAATCTCATAAGCACGGTCTGATAGTCTCTTGACTGCGGCATCGATGTCTTCAGCAAGCTTCTCAGACATTGAGTTCCTTGCCATCATTCTCATGATGACATCACCACTCTGTGATCCGTCCACGAGGGACCATGGGCCAATTTCAGACATTCCAAATGTGGTTACCATCTgctgaaaaaaagaaaaaaaaaatatgcctaaattttattgaaaattgttGGAGGAATAATTGACGGAGAAGGCAAAAACAGGATTATTAAATTACCTGTTTGGCCAAGAAGTGATTTGGATTTGGGTTGGCAAGATCAAGAATCTAGCAAGAGCCTTCTAAATAATACCGAAAAGTAACTCCCACCACTTGTATATTGAtccactttctttttcaacacatcTCTGCAAatctttataattaattttgatatggattttttttcctccttcaCTCTGGTAATATACTTTTGTATCCATGTAGTGGTAAAGTaaaatctctctttcttttatcctaattgttcatttatttgctTGATAAATATCTTGTTACAGTCTTATTTCCACAGTTAACtgacttttaaattacaattttatctttcaataaattaaaaggacattacataaaaattattttctttttgtttctttttttaacggAGAATCAATGATTTAGACTCTATTTGGTACAGTTTTtcaaatagaatttatttaagcAGAGTTTTTGGTAATAGAACTTTTACAAATGAAGCTTTcatctaaaaaattttaattgtttcatagtcaataagagtttttattaaaaatttatgaaattattttaataggcaaattttttaagttattttatgaaaaaataaaacaatattatccaataaataaaaaaaatattttggatatttcaatatttaaaaaaaaacttttcaactTCTATTCCCAAAAACCTAAAATTTGGGCTTTTAttagtagaaaaaaaataatttatttaagctctaaaaactctaaaaaaaaaccaaataacaacaaaaattatgataagagttatgaaattaaataaacacttgTTTGTGGTCATTAGATAAGTCATATCAAACAGACACTTATAATgccctaaaaaaattagtagatGAATATTTGGGGTTGAaaattagtgtttttttttctcttcgaattttaaagaaaagaatagtTATACTTcctaaaatttgagaaaatagtTATCAAGATCCcctaaattttgtattataatttttgagaaATCTGAATGCAAAGTCAATTTTACCCTCGCATATGCACATCCgtttattaatgacatttacATAGAGATTAGAAATAATTTGTCAACAAGTAAAGGATGTTAATTGCGCAGAGTGTCTTGTTTTGGCAGCAAAGTATTAATGTTTATTCCTTCTACAAACATGAAACTGTTttgcatattttctttcttctggATTCATTTTAGGTCCTTTTTTACTATTTCTCTTCGGTTTAAGTTTGTTcctataaatttaattgcctATTGCTACTAccagtttttcttttccttgttCCCTGCTTCTGCTTGCAATATCAAAGctaaatgtaatatttattgcACAGCTGAAGTGATGAGTAAGCTTGAATCCTTGGCTCAagtgataaatataaaatgctGGTTCTTTTTCTCCATTACAATTCTAACAGAtagtgaaggaaaaaaaataaaaaaaaaagaagcatatCAGGCATACTACAATGAAATGCCAAAGGAGAAAAATGGCACAATGTACAATTAACAGAACTCAAAACAAgcttaaaaatcaaatctcaTGAATACAAAACAGTGGATCTCATACTCATTAATGAATTTGGCCTGCACTCAAATCTCAATGATGAATGTGGCTGAAAATGAATGTTCATCTAGGATTAGAAAGAACAGATTCTGTTGGCCTGGAGGAGATATGATCACTATTGACAATGGAAACATATGGCATTGCTTGTGCAAATTTGTAACTGATGTTTGCAACTACTTCCATTACTCCTTCCAACACCTTCACCACGGTTGACATTGACGGCCTTTTTCCGGGATCATTCTGCAAACACCAGGCTCCAATCTTAATCATTCTTATCATTTCATCCCTATGATTTTCCACCTCTTCGCCGAAATTTTCCACGATGTCAAACAGTCTGTCCTCCTTGGCCTTCTCCTGCAGCAGTCTGAGGAGATGGCAGCTAGATTCTGATCGCGAACGATCTAAGTTTCTCCGAGCACTGACCACTTCAAGAAGTACAATTCCGAAGCTATATATGTCAACTTTGACACTGATTTTTGATTTCCTCCATTCCGGAGCAATGTATCCTGGAGTTCCTCTCATTGTTGCCTGCACTAGGCTCTCGTCTCTCTCGATTAGCTGAGCCAACCCAAAATCAGAAACCTTGGCATTGAAATTTTCATCCAAGAGAATATTTTGTGGCTTTATATCAAGATGTGCCACTCTTCTCCGGCAATCTTCATGAAGATAAGTCAATCCTTTGGCTACATCAAGTATTATTTTCTTCCTAGTTTGCCAGTCAAGACAAGGTCTCGGATCTCTGACAAAAATCCATTTTTCCAAGGAGCCATTGCTCATGTACTCATAAACAAGAAGCCTGCAGGATTTCTCTACGCAAAAGCCAATCAATCTCACAAGATTGAAATGATGCAAGCTACCGATGGTCTCAACTTCTGCTACGAACTCCCTCATCCCCTGCTCCATTCTATCCAGACGCTTTACAGCAATTTTACTGCCGTCTTTTAAAACTCCCTTGAACACAGTTCCAAACCCCCCTCCTCCAATTCTCTCTTTAAAATCTTCGGTCGCAATCTGTAAATCTTCATATGAAAACCTCACAGGTAATCCAGGAACTTGTTTCATGTCATCTTCCAAATGTTCCTCCTCCTCTACGTTCTTCCGAACTTTCACAATATACAACACAATTACAATACAGATAATCAGAAGCCCACCAGCGGTTGATCCTGCTACTACCGCCACCAATTTTGTTCCTCCTTTTTTGGGTGATTTTGGCCTGTTCTCTTCTGTTGGTGCTATGCCTGTCACAGGTGGTGGTGCATTTCCTTCTGGTGCTAATGTTCCGTTTGTTGGAGTGATGTAGGGTACATTTCCTTCTGGTGTTGATGTTCGGTTTGTTGGAGTGATGTAGGGTACATTTCCTTCTGGTGTTGATGTTCGGTTTGTTGGAGTGATGTATGTTGGAGCGATGTATGTTGGAGTGATGTAGGCTGCATTTCCGTCTGGTGTTAATGTTCCGTTTGGAGTGATGGAGGGATTTGGTGGACTCAGTGATATCTTTTCTGCTGAGGATttccaaattattttgctttcaTTGTTAGAGAGAGCAAGATTTCCATCCGGGTCAAGGTTCATCCAGTGAATGGAGTTACCTGAGTGGTTGCTCGCCCATATCTGGGTGCCATCCGAATCTCTCAGCACCAAACCGTCCGTCTTTAGCTGCACCATCGCGTTTGCTTTTACCGGGCGGTCTTTGTTAGCTGACCAGACCACTCTGTGATCGTTTTCTCCAACGGCAACAACTGAAAAAACATAAGAGTTGCAGGTGCCATTGCAGTAAAACCcacaataaaaatcaaaatcaccgGCGTCCTGTAATAAGAGGAATACTCTCATCTGCCATCCATTCATGATGACAGAATTGTTGTTGTACCATGTACAGGGAAGGCCTGAATCCAAACAGTAAATGTTGCTGGCCCTTACGGAACAATTTCCCGTTGTTGCAGCCGAAGTTGGGATGATGTGTAAGCTAATAAGAATGGAGAGAATGGGAAACAAGCAGCGGAGGCTGCAGCTAGCCATGATCCGTGTGTTTGGAATTGGGTGAGAGAGATGAGAAAAAAGGGTCACGAAGACATTTTAAGTCAAGCAAGCTACATAAATGTCATTCGTCTCTATTTGATGATTCATGGAAAAGTATATTCATGTCTCAGTATGCCTTTTATTGTCCAATTACAACTTACtgattatcataatttttctcaGCGGTAACTTTATCCTATTTGACCAATTATCTGTCATCCATGTGACCCTGTACGTGCCTAATAATGTTTCGAATTTCTCTCCACTTTTATTCCCTTTGTTATTcgcctttctttttttttttttttactgtttattcttaaaatagGACAATTGTGCTTTtgtgaattaaataattaagaaaatcaaagtGAAGGGATAGCCAcatgaaatttcttttctttttcttttttttctcccaaCAACTTCCGCATAAGGTCTTAacaactttttcttctttcagaTGTGTTAAGTAAAGGAGACATGAATTTGAAGCGAAAAGGCAGCGAAAAAGATTAAGGTGACATGAATTTGAAGCAAACGACGTGTTCGCGTATTAATATCTCACATGAGCAACATCGCACACTAAAGAATGGACATAATATATGCATATCATCTTAAGGATTCATACAATCAGGGAATACTAATTAGACaatcttttaagttatatttaatttaatgaaagacttattaaatattaaatttgtatcattTCATGATTATTTCTTGAAAGTGTCGTGATTGCCATTTGCCAGCTATAATTATTGTCCAACACGTCTTTGAGACTTTGACGAAGCGTTTATGACTTCCACAAAAGCAAacatataaaagtaaaaactaGAAAAGCAACTGAAACTGATATCAGACTTTCCCATGCATGCTTGGCCTAAAACAGGtcaattaacattttaagATTGAAGACAACCTACAGCCTTATTTTCTTCACTGCTTTTGGGcataatctaaataaattattatttgagtcaaactattatttaaaaaaatgcttaGACCGCTCTAAATGAGTTCAAACATTCGGTCTGCCGTGTAATAGAACTGGTCTAAACCCGATTCTTATATTtgactaaatttaataattcaaaacaaattaagtatgtttgtaaatttcataatcaatTTTCTGGATATGGAAAAACAtcacaagaaaagaaaaggactTTTCCTAATTCAGCTTGAAATTGGTAATCAAAGAAGTATGAATActcttttatttcctttttgatATAAAGTTTACAAAACCAATCTTTTGGCAGTAGAGCTTACAACTATGAGAGCAATGAATCATCTTCTTACCAGTAATCTCCACAAGAGCATTTCCCATTTCTGAAATGATGAAATCTACTGGCATCTCGAACAATAATTTCTCTGTTTTTAATTGCTGAAATGTACTTAATAGCAACATGGCAATCACTGCAGACGCGCAAGTTCTTCATCACCCTTATTGGTACACCCGTGGGTGTGTTCATCAGAGCAAACGCAATTGCAAGCTTTTCACTATGgtgtttcaaattatattcCTTTTCCTCATTGTCCATGTCATGCATATCAGCGCCGGTATCAGGTACATAGCCCCGTAGCTTCATCTCTGATGTTAGTTCTTCCAAATACAAATCAATCTCCATCGAACTTGGATGAGATTTGTCGCCCATGGTAAACTGATGAACTTGATTCTTTATTTCTAACCAGCTTACACCTGGTTCCTTCTTCACATTCCTCTCTCTCATGGCCTCTCTCAACTCGGAAACACCCTGCCACCTCTTAGCAGAAGCATGAATGTTAGAAAGCAGCACATAAGGAGCCGCATCCCGAGGATTAAGCTTAAGAACTTCTTCAGCGATTCTTCCAGCCATATCAGTACTCTTATGGATTTTACATGCAGATAACAAAGTTTTCCATATGATAGTATCGGCTTTGACAGGCATGTTTCTTATCAGAGCCTCTGCTTCATCTAAACAACCACAACGGCCAAGTAGGTCAACCACACATGTATAATGTTCTAATCTAGGCTTCAGACGATACTTCTTTAccatcaaatcaaagaattcCATCCCTTTTTCCTTCAGACCACAATGACTGCAAGCATACAGCAAGCTCACAAAAGTAACATCATTTGCCTCGAATTCTTTCTGCTCCATCTGCTCAAACAAATTGATAGCTTCCTCTCCTTTTCCATGAAATCCATAAGCAGCAATCATCGAGCTCCACAAAACAACATCCGAATATTCACATTCCAGAAAGGCTTTCATTGAATCATCCAAACAACCGCACCTTGAATACATGCTAATTAACGAACTAATCACCCCAACATCCAAACTAGCCCCAGCTTTAACCACTTCAGCATGAATCTGCTGACCTTGACCTAATGTTGCCAATTCTGAACATGAACTAATCACACTCACAAACGTAATCTTGTCAGGCCTAAATCCTACCATTCTCATCAAATTATATTGATCCAAAACATCCTCAGCATGCCCATTTTGAGCTTTTCCGGCAATGAGTGTGTTCCAAGCAATCACATTGCGGATAGGCATCAATCTAATCACCTTCTCTCCTTCTACCAAGCTTCCACTTTTCATATACATATGAGCCAATGAACTCCCAACAACCAAATCCAGCTCAAACCCACCTTTCATTACATAACAATGAATTTGCCTCCCAGCATCTAACCCTCTCAAACCAGCACACCCCCGCAAAACACTACCTAAAGTAAACTCATCAGGCAAAAAACCAACTTGATGCATTTCACTTAGTAATCTTAAACCCTCCTCATTAAACTCAAACTGAACCAATCCCGCAACCATGGCATTCCAGGTTGCAATATTTCTCTTAGTCATCCCATCAAACACTTTCCGTGCACCCTCCAAATCACCGCTCTGCACATTCGCATTGATCATAATGTTACAAGACATGATATTTCTCCTCGGCATGACACCAAACAGGGTAACAGCTGTTTGTAATTGCCCAATTTTTGAGTACATGTTGAGCAAGTGATtgcaaatgaaattgtttgaGGAACACCCAGATGTGACTATCAAAGAGTGAAgctgttttgaaaatgaaagtgaTTTTTTGAGCGTGCATGATTGGATTAGATGAGAGAAGAGAGTTGGGTCTGACCATATTTCAGATTTGAATCTGTTGAAGGCTTCCTTTATGTGTCCTTTTGAGCATAAGTTGATAAATTCTTTTGTTGAGTCAATGAAATTTGCGACTACTTCCGTGGCAGTCTTGGAGAAAAAACGAAGGCAAGACATGTACTGATACTGTTTTTAAGTTGAGCTGATTTCGTATGATTCCGAAACTTATTACGATAATTAGTCTGCACCTGTGGATAACGCTGAGATTTTATGCTTCAAAAATCAGGAGCAAAACTTTAGAAATTTACTCAATCATGACTTTTTGAGTTAGTGTACAATCCTACTTACATTTGATCAAGAATACAGAGTATTATACATTCAAGTGTATGCGTTCAAAGAGTGGCTGAAATTTCAAGTATGGATAATATTAATGCCACTCAAACAGATACAGATAATGGTGCTGGAACAGCTGGAGGG contains:
- the LOC127898657 gene encoding ATP-dependent zinc metalloprotease FTSH 2, chloroplastic-like, with the protein product MVTTFGMSEIGPWSLVDGSQSGDVIMRMMARNSMSEKLAEDIDAAVKRLSDRAYEIALSQIRNNREAIDKIVEVVLEKETMSGDDFRAILSEFVEIPAENRVAPAVPAPLSVSA
- the LOC102621244 gene encoding G-type lectin S-receptor-like serine/threonine-protein kinase SD2-5, with protein sequence MASCSLRCLFPILSLLISVHIVPTSAATTGNCSVRASNIYCLDSGLPSTWYNNNSVIMNGWQMRVFLLLQDAGDFDFYCGFYCNGTCNSYVFSVVAVRGNDPRVVWSANKDRPVKANAMVQLKTDGLVLRDSDGTQIWASNHSGNSVNWMNLDPDGNIALFNNESKIIWKSSAEKISFSPPPRPPITPNPTLAPEGNAPPPVTGIAPTEENRPKSPKKGGTKLVAVVAGSTAGGLLIICIVIALYIVKVRKNVEEEEHLEDDMKQVPGLPVRFSYEDLQIATEDFKERLGGGGFGTVFKGVLKDGCKIAVKRLDRMEQGMREFVAEVETIGSLHHFNLVRLIGFCVEKSRRLLVYEYMSNGSLEKWIFVRDPRPCLDWQTRKKIILDVAKGLTYLHEDCRRRVAHLDIKPQNILLDENFNAKVSDFGLAQLIERDESLVQATMRGTPGYIAPEWRKSKISVKVDIYSFGIVLLEVVSARRNLDRSRSESSCHLLRLLQEKAKEDRLFDIVESFGEEVENHRDEMIRMIKIGAWCLQNDPGKRPSMSTVVKVLEGVMEVDANINYKFAQAVPYVSIVNSVHVSSRPTESVLSNPR
- the LOC102622623 gene encoding pentatricopeptide repeat-containing protein At2g41080-like; translated protein: MSCLRFFSKTATEVVANFIDSTKEFINLCSKGHIKEAFNRFKSEIWSDPTLFSHLIQSCTLKKSLSFSKQLHSLIVTSGCSSNNFICNHLLNMYSKIGQLQTAVTLFGVMPRRNIMSCNIMINANVQSGDLEGARKVFDGMTKRNIATWNAMVAGLVQFEFNEEGLRLLSEMHQVGFLPDEFTLGSVLRGCAGLRGLDAGRQIHCYVMKGGFELDLVVGSSLAHMYMKSGSLVEGEKVIRLMPIRNVIAWNTLIAGKAQNGHAEDVLDQYNLMRMVGFRPDKITFVSVISSCSELATLGQGQQIHAEVVKAGASLDVGVISSLISMYSRCGCLDDSMKAFLECEYSDVVLWSSMIAAYGFHGKGEEAINLFEQMEQKEFEANDVTFVSLLYACSHCGLKEKGMEFFDLMVKKYRLKPRLEHYTCVVDLLGRCGCLDEAEALIRNMPVKADTIIWKTLLSACKIHKSTDMAGRIAEEVLKLNPRDAAPYVLLSNIHASAKRWQGVSELREAMRERNVKKEPGVSWLEIKNQVHQFTMGDKSHPSSMEIDLYLEELTSEMKLRGYVPDTGADMHDMDNEEKEYNLKHHSEKLAIAFALMNTPTGVPIRVMKNLRVCSDCHVAIKYISAIKNREIIVRDASRFHHFRNGKCSCGDYW
- the LOC102624551 gene encoding proline-rich receptor-like protein kinase PERK3 gives rise to the protein MASCSLRCLFPILSILISLHIIPTSAATTGNCSVRASNIYCLDSGLPCTWYNNNSVIMNGWQMRVFLLLQDAGDFDFYCGFYCNGTCNSYVFSVVAVGENDHRVVWSANKDRPVKANAMVQLKTDGLVLRDSDGTQIWASNHSGNSIHWMNLDPDGNLALSNNESKIIWKSSAEKISLSPPNPSITPNGTLTPDGNAAYITPTYIAPTYITPTNRTSTPEGNVPYITPTNRTSTPEGNVPYITPTNGTLAPEGNAPPPVTGIAPTEENRPKSPKKGGTKLVAVVAGSTAGGLLIICIVIVLYIVKVRKNVEEEEHLEDDMKQVPGLPVRFSYEDLQIATEDFKERIGGGGFGTVFKGVLKDGSKIAVKRLDRMEQGMREFVAEVETIGSLHHFNLVRLIGFCVEKSCRLLVYEYMSNGSLEKWIFVRDPRPCLDWQTRKKIILDVAKGLTYLHEDCRRRVAHLDIKPQNILLDENFNAKVSDFGLAQLIERDESLVQATMRGTPGYIAPEWRKSKISVKVDIYSFGIVLLEVVSARRNLDRSRSESSCHLLRLLQEKAKEDRLFDIVENFGEEVENHRDEMIRMIKIGAWCLQNDPGKRPSMSTVVKVLEGVMEVVANISYKFAQAMPYVSIVNSDHISSRPTESVLSNPR